The Rhizobium rosettiformans sequence AATCTCCCGACCGAGTGTCTTCTCAAGATACTCCTCGAGAGGACGATTGTTTTTGATGACAGTGGCGGCGTTCTCGTCCGGTAGCAACGCGACGCGCAATGTCTCTGGATTTGAGCCAGCATGCGCCAACGAACTCCAGCCAAGAACGGCGAGGAATGCGAGGGACAGAAGCTTCTTCATAATGCGGCCTCCATGGCAGCTAAAGGTTGATCATACTCGTAGTTGGACAAATCTTGTGTTGTGGTCGGATTTCTTGGGGCGCTGCGGTAGATCGACGCACACATTTGATCGGTCAGTTCGTCGACAGCGGCGTCCGCAACCACTTCCCCGTCGCGCATAGCAATGACCCGGTCGCCGAACCGGCGAGCTAGATCGATCTGATGAAGGCTGATCACAGCAGTGATGCCGTCGGCTGTGCATATTTCGCGAAGCTGCGACAGGACCTCGACAGCCGTTTCAGGGTCCAGACTTGCAACGGGCTCATCTGCAAGGACCAGTTGGGGCTTCTGGACCAGCGCGCGCGCAATGCCCACCCGTTGCTGCTGACCGCCGGATAGTTGATCCGCCCTGACGAGAGCCTTATCAAGAAGGCCTAC is a genomic window containing:
- the phnC gene encoding phosphonate ABC transporter ATP-binding protein, coding for MLALNGVAVTYANGTQALKTTTLTFNQGQFVVLLGRSGAGKSTLIRTLNGLVAPTSGSITSNDIGALDAETKLRIHRRRTGMIFQQHQLIGRLSALDNVMTGRLGYHSGWRTLFPMPRSDRRLGLECLERVGLLDKALVRADQLSGGQQQRVGIARALVQKPQLVLADEPVASLDPETAVEVLSQLREICTADGITAVISLHQIDLARRFGDRVIAMRDGEVVADAAVDELTDQMCASIYRSAPRNPTTTQDLSNYEYDQPLAAMEAAL